In Populus nigra chromosome 1, ddPopNigr1.1, whole genome shotgun sequence, one genomic interval encodes:
- the LOC133689542 gene encoding protein tesmin/TSO1-like CXC 6 isoform X1: MTSFFPPETVESVKGELGKSDFTPRKLVFTEFGLSPVVSASPLHTSPQERLLLQTKLHVLPRSPLSFKKSESPRISLPQARTKIINGTPKSHRQCHCKQSKCLKLYCECFASGSYCDECSCANCHNNVENEDVRREAAECILERNPNAFKPKIIGSPCTPPGDGDAAKDVLVMAKHIKGCHCKRTGCLKKYCECFQANILCSENCKCVSCKNLERSELGMVVTSENHCKTKAYIQQENANSSSAVVSSSHIFSQESRKRTFRELFDSNMRDTEIHECTKHHAVNPVGVHVSIPTLRADCVDYGSSKLTYRSLLADAIHPLDTRELCSLLVVVSEAAKFLADEHCKAQIKEVKEYQMACDLEKDCKKEPDVHQVVPHNQFPGSQTDIKVMDNSRSCDIDMQDGAPFSSEGDYLMGDKKDKLFTRSASLDQNLNHGCNQNFTKEHERLVLTCLRDCLGKLIAFGTIKGMGLPFIFLNRYKNYQFESLSTIQH; the protein is encoded by the exons ATGACATCATTTTTCCCGCCAGAAACGGTTGAATCAGTTAAAGGAGAACTAGGCAAATCGGATTTCACGCCGAGAAAACTGGTTTTCACGGAGTTCGGCTTGTCTCCGGTCGTCAGTGCCTCTCCGCTGCATACGTCGCCTCAAGAGAGGCTCCTCTTGCAAACCAAGCTACATGTGCTTCCGCGTTCTCCATTATCGTTTAA GAAGTCAGAGTCTCCTAGAATATCTCTGCCACAGGCTCGaaccaaaataattaatggCACTCCAAAGAGTCATAGGCAGTGTCATTGCAAGCAATCAAAATGCTTAAAGTT GTACTGCGAGTGCTTTGCTTCTGGATCATATTGTGATGAATGCAGTTGTGCTAATTGTCATAATAATGTGGAGAATGAGGATGTGAGGAGAGAAGCTGCTGAATGCATCCTAGAACGTAATCCAAATGCtttcaaaccaaaaataattggCAGTCCGTGTACTCCTCCAGGCGATGGG GATGCGGCAAAAGATGTTTTGGTAATGGCTAAACACATCAAGGGATGCCACTGTAAAAGAACTGGTTGCCTCAAAAAGTATTGTGAGTGCTTTCAAGCAAACATTCTCTGCTCTGAAAATTGCAAATGTGTCAGCTGCAAAAATTTGGAAAGAAGTGAGCTAGGAATGGTTGTTACCTCGGAAAATCATTGTAAGACCAAAGCTTACATTCAGCAGGAAAATGCTAATTCATCCAGTGCTGTTGTATCCTCAAGCCATATCTTCTCTCAAGAATCCAGGAAAAGAACATTTCGAGAACTATTTGATTCAAACATGAGAGATACAGAAATTCATGAGTGTACAAAACATCATGCG GTGAATCCAGTTGGAGTTCATGTTTCAATCCCAACCTTACGTGCTGATTGTGTTGACTATGGCTCTTCAAAGCTTACATACAG ATCTCTCTTAGCAGATGCTATTCATCCATTGGACACTAGAGAGCTCTGCTCACTTTTGGTGGTTGTATCAGAAGCTGCAAAGTTTCTTGCTG ACGAACATTGCAAGGCACAGataaaagaagtaaaagaaTACCAGATGGCCTGTGATCTTGAGAAAGATTGCAAGAAAGAACCTGATGTTCATCAAGTTGTGCCTCATAACCAATTTCCTGGGAGCCAAACTGATATAAAAGTCATGGATAATTCCAGATCTTGTGACATTGACATGCAGGATGGAGCGCCGTTTTCATCTGAAGGAGATTACTTGATGGGCGACAAGAAAGACAAATTGTTCACAAGATCTGCTTCCCTAGACCAAAATCTGAATCATGGATGCAATCAAAATTTCACGAAGGAGCATGAAAGACTTGTTTTGACATGTTTACGGGATTGTCTTGGAAAGCTCATCGCTTTTGGAACAATTAAAGGTATGGGTCTGCCCTTCATCTTTCTAAATAGATACAAAAACTACCAGTTTGAAAGCTTGTCAACAATTCAACATTAA
- the LOC133689542 gene encoding protein tesmin/TSO1-like CXC 6 isoform X2, with protein MTSFFPPETVESVKGELGKSDFTPRKLVFTEFGLSPVVSASPLHTSPQERLLLQTKLHVLPRSPLSFKKSESPRISLPQARTKIINGTPKSHRQCHCKQSKCLKLYCECFASGSYCDECSCANCHNNVENEDVRREAAECILERNPNAFKPKIIGSPCTPPGDGDAAKDVLVMAKHIKGCHCKRTGCLKKYCECFQANILCSENCKCVSCKNLERSELGMVVTSENHCKTKAYIQQENANSSSAVVSSSHIFSQESRKRTFRELFDSNMRDTEIHECTKHHAVNPVGVHVSIPTLRADCVDYGSSKLTYRSLLADAIHPLDTRELCSLLVVVSEAAKFLADEHCKAQIKEVKEYQMACDLEKDCKKEPDVHQVVPHNQFPGSQTDIKVMDNSRSCDIDMQDGAPFSSEGDYLMGDKKDKLFTRSASLDQNLNHGCNQNFTKEHERLVLTCLRDCLGKLIAFGTIKGSRFEHLSTCNIKARPET; from the exons ATGACATCATTTTTCCCGCCAGAAACGGTTGAATCAGTTAAAGGAGAACTAGGCAAATCGGATTTCACGCCGAGAAAACTGGTTTTCACGGAGTTCGGCTTGTCTCCGGTCGTCAGTGCCTCTCCGCTGCATACGTCGCCTCAAGAGAGGCTCCTCTTGCAAACCAAGCTACATGTGCTTCCGCGTTCTCCATTATCGTTTAA GAAGTCAGAGTCTCCTAGAATATCTCTGCCACAGGCTCGaaccaaaataattaatggCACTCCAAAGAGTCATAGGCAGTGTCATTGCAAGCAATCAAAATGCTTAAAGTT GTACTGCGAGTGCTTTGCTTCTGGATCATATTGTGATGAATGCAGTTGTGCTAATTGTCATAATAATGTGGAGAATGAGGATGTGAGGAGAGAAGCTGCTGAATGCATCCTAGAACGTAATCCAAATGCtttcaaaccaaaaataattggCAGTCCGTGTACTCCTCCAGGCGATGGG GATGCGGCAAAAGATGTTTTGGTAATGGCTAAACACATCAAGGGATGCCACTGTAAAAGAACTGGTTGCCTCAAAAAGTATTGTGAGTGCTTTCAAGCAAACATTCTCTGCTCTGAAAATTGCAAATGTGTCAGCTGCAAAAATTTGGAAAGAAGTGAGCTAGGAATGGTTGTTACCTCGGAAAATCATTGTAAGACCAAAGCTTACATTCAGCAGGAAAATGCTAATTCATCCAGTGCTGTTGTATCCTCAAGCCATATCTTCTCTCAAGAATCCAGGAAAAGAACATTTCGAGAACTATTTGATTCAAACATGAGAGATACAGAAATTCATGAGTGTACAAAACATCATGCG GTGAATCCAGTTGGAGTTCATGTTTCAATCCCAACCTTACGTGCTGATTGTGTTGACTATGGCTCTTCAAAGCTTACATACAG ATCTCTCTTAGCAGATGCTATTCATCCATTGGACACTAGAGAGCTCTGCTCACTTTTGGTGGTTGTATCAGAAGCTGCAAAGTTTCTTGCTG ACGAACATTGCAAGGCACAGataaaagaagtaaaagaaTACCAGATGGCCTGTGATCTTGAGAAAGATTGCAAGAAAGAACCTGATGTTCATCAAGTTGTGCCTCATAACCAATTTCCTGGGAGCCAAACTGATATAAAAGTCATGGATAATTCCAGATCTTGTGACATTGACATGCAGGATGGAGCGCCGTTTTCATCTGAAGGAGATTACTTGATGGGCGACAAGAAAGACAAATTGTTCACAAGATCTGCTTCCCTAGACCAAAATCTGAATCATGGATGCAATCAAAATTTCACGAAGGAGCATGAAAGACTTGTTTTGACATGTTTACGGGATTGTCTTGGAAAGCTCATCGCTTTTGGAACAATTAAAG GGAGTCGGTTCGAACATCTTAGCACTTGCAACATCAAAGCAAGACCTGAAACCTGA
- the LOC133689549 gene encoding protein CURVATURE THYLAKOID 1C, chloroplastic-like — MASIYANLPSPPLLVHGKRIPFRTLQKLPLSTIKERQNCVAVVVKATGESSESSTSLSIVKSVQNIWDDSEDRLPLVGLGFAALVAVWASANVITAVDKLPVVPSALEFVGILYSSWFVYRYLLLKPNREELLQIIKKSVGDILGQ, encoded by the exons ATGGCTTCCATTTATGCAAACTTGCCTTCTCCACCGTTGTTGGTCCATGGTAAAAGGATCCCTTTCAGGACTCTTCAAAAGCTCCCACTTTCTACCATTAAAG AGAGACAGAATTGTGTTGCTGTTGTTGTGAAGGCTACCGGGGAAAGCTCTGAGTCATCAACCTCCCTCAGCATTGTTAAGTCTGTTCAAAACATT TGGGACGATTCTGAAGATAGGCTGCCCCTTGTCGGTTTGGGTTTTGCAGCACTGGTAGCTGTTTGGGCATCAGCAAATGTCATCACG GCCGTTGACAAGTTGCCTGTTGTCCCAAGTGCACTAGAATTCGTCGGCATCCTTTATTCTTCG TGGTTTGTATATCGATATCTTTTGCTCAAACCCAATCG GGAAGAGCTTCTCCAGATCATTAAGAAGTCGGTTGGAGATATCTTAGGCCAGTGA